The Lewinellaceae bacterium genome has a segment encoding these proteins:
- a CDS encoding VOC family protein has translation MATTTSDINKTINNKNMITQKITPSIWVETKDAKAVADYYLSIFKDGKLKEHHKYKNPPEAGGEDFETAIIEINGVEFNILAAGPFFKFNESVSFVINCIDQSEVDYYWSALTANGGQESSCGWCKDKYGLSWQVVPVEYFDLINSDDPKVREKAIKNTLKQKKIILSELK, from the coding sequence ATGGCTACAACAACAAGCGACATTAACAAAACGATTAATAATAAAAATATGATTACTCAAAAAATAACACCCTCAATTTGGGTTGAAACGAAAGATGCAAAAGCGGTAGCAGATTATTACCTTTCTATTTTCAAAGACGGCAAACTTAAAGAGCATCATAAATATAAAAATCCACCGGAAGCAGGCGGAGAAGACTTTGAGACCGCAATTATTGAAATTAATGGAGTAGAATTCAATATTTTAGCCGCAGGACCTTTTTTCAAATTTAATGAATCTGTTTCATTTGTTATCAATTGCATAGACCAATCCGAAGTAGATTATTATTGGAGTGCATTGACAGCAAACGGAGGACAAGAAAGTTCTTGTGGTTGGTGCAAAGACAAATATGGTTTATCATGGCAAGTTGTTCCAGTTGAATATTTTGACCTAATAAACAGTGATGACCCTAAAGTCAGAGAAAAGGCAATTAAGAATACACTTAAACAGAAAAAAATAATTCTCTCTGAACTTAAATAA
- a CDS encoding gliding motility-associated C-terminal domain-containing protein: MRCKLIGNCLVTHAPTPQKQFHVLNFSSIFTFYKWLNPHAPPSCLLTMKTHVLISFFILMTQVTFAQVIIDSCFMSVPPGTDFTSSPDLANNTSIEADLLEWSGTSWIGGWPTVNVTIPPPNAGVGCRALFIGSATSWTTGGEGFGLRLSSPLIAGQSYSFDISYVSDGVGSDGNFAPAFFTNNAPTIFTGTLVGNLPPVGFAWETHTITFTATAAQAGHNWILIHSGPDGSSGLINSFCSSCQDCSSFPGSFNFGNDVTLCAGQTLSLEAAIGNSTYLWQDGSTNPTFTVSQPGTYWVEISNDCGILSDTLNVNYTSPPDPIDLGADTTLCEGASFLIEVTTPNVTYLWQNNTTAPTFTVNQPGTYWVQLSNNCGAVRDSLVVSYETPPNINLGNDLTLCEGSTTLLDATTPHADYLWQDGSSGPTLLVSGEGTYRAQVTNLCGTDTDTIRIFHLSPPEVELGQDTILCQGESLLLNATQPGANYLWQDNSNSPSYLVIQPGIYSVVVTNDCGTDNSAINIDFDNCVYCDLYIPNAFSPNRDGINDAFMPVSNCGFEKYNLLVFSRWGEQLFETDLPEEGWDGVFRGEELPAGVYVYQVTFQFLDGVVKTKSGSVTLVR; the protein is encoded by the coding sequence ATGAGGTGCAAACTGATAGGAAACTGCCTCGTAACGCACGCCCCCACGCCACAAAAACAGTTTCATGTTTTGAACTTTTCCTCTATCTTTACCTTCTATAAATGGCTAAATCCACATGCTCCACCAAGTTGCCTTTTGACTATGAAAACCCACGTGCTGATCTCTTTTTTCATCTTAATGACCCAGGTCACCTTTGCCCAGGTCATCATAGACTCCTGCTTCATGAGCGTGCCTCCCGGAACGGATTTCACGTCCAGTCCGGATCTGGCCAACAATACTTCTATTGAAGCTGACCTGCTGGAGTGGTCGGGCACCAGTTGGATCGGCGGCTGGCCGACGGTCAATGTGACCATTCCGCCGCCCAATGCGGGCGTAGGGTGCAGAGCCTTGTTTATCGGCAGTGCCACGTCATGGACTACAGGGGGGGAAGGTTTCGGCCTTCGGTTGAGTTCACCGCTCATTGCCGGACAATCTTATTCTTTTGACATTTCCTATGTAAGTGACGGGGTGGGAAGCGACGGTAATTTTGCCCCTGCTTTTTTTACAAATAATGCCCCGACTATTTTCACCGGCACTTTAGTGGGCAACCTGCCACCGGTTGGTTTTGCCTGGGAAACCCATACCATTACTTTTACGGCAACAGCCGCCCAGGCCGGACACAACTGGATACTGATCCACTCCGGGCCTGATGGCAGTTCGGGCCTGATCAACTCCTTTTGTAGCTCCTGCCAGGATTGCTCTTCCTTTCCGGGGAGTTTCAACTTTGGCAATGATGTCACCCTTTGCGCCGGGCAAACCCTGTCACTGGAGGCTGCCATTGGGAATTCAACTTATCTTTGGCAGGATGGCAGCACGAACCCAACGTTTACGGTTTCCCAGCCGGGGACCTATTGGGTGGAAATATCAAACGACTGCGGTATTTTATCCGATACCCTGAATGTTAATTACACCTCACCGCCTGACCCTATCGACCTCGGGGCAGATACGACCCTTTGTGAGGGAGCCTCTTTTCTCATTGAGGTTACAACGCCAAACGTAACCTACCTTTGGCAAAATAATACCACCGCGCCAACCTTCACTGTCAATCAACCGGGAACTTATTGGGTACAACTGTCCAATAACTGCGGTGCTGTGAGGGATTCCCTTGTGGTAAGTTATGAAACTCCGCCCAATATAAACCTTGGAAATGATTTAACCCTGTGTGAAGGAAGCACTACCCTACTCGACGCCACGACACCCCATGCTGATTACCTCTGGCAGGACGGTTCCTCCGGCCCTACCCTGCTCGTTTCCGGAGAAGGCACTTACCGGGCGCAGGTCACTAACCTGTGTGGAACAGATACCGATACGATACGAATTTTTCACCTTTCCCCGCCGGAGGTTGAGCTGGGGCAGGACACCATACTTTGTCAGGGAGAATCCCTGCTGCTGAATGCCACCCAACCGGGGGCAAACTACCTTTGGCAGGACAATTCCAACAGCCCCTCCTACCTGGTCATCCAACCTGGCATCTATTCGGTGGTGGTCACCAACGATTGTGGAACGGATAATTCAGCCATTAATATAGATTTTGACAACTGCGTGTATTGCGACCTGTATATTCCGAATGCTTTCAGTCCCAATCGAGATGGAATAAATGATGCTTTTATGCCGGTTTCCAATTGTGGTTTTGAAAAATATAACCTGTTGGTCTTCAGCCGTTGGGGAGAGCAACTTTTTGAAACCGACCTCCCGGAAGAAGGCTGGGACGGAGTGTTCCGGGGAGAAGAACTGCCTGCCGGAGTTTACGTTTACCAGGTCACTTTTCAGTTTTTGGACGGCGTTGTCAAGACAAAATCGGGAAGTGTGACTTTAGTTCGCTAA
- a CDS encoding asparaginase: protein MIQVFVTGGTFDKEYNYITGELYFKDTHLAKMFDLGRCTLDIDLKTLMMIDSMEMKDGDREIIYHNCKRTLAKDILITHGTDTMAETAEYLAGKDLDTKTIILTGAMIPYAFGSSSDGFFNLGAALAFAQVLPPGVYVAMNGRYFAWDKVRKNRKTGFFEEI from the coding sequence ATGATTCAGGTTTTTGTAACAGGGGGTACCTTTGATAAAGAATACAATTATATTACCGGGGAATTGTATTTTAAAGACACCCACCTCGCTAAAATGTTTGATTTGGGAAGGTGTACGCTGGACATTGACCTGAAGACGTTGATGATGATTGACAGTATGGAAATGAAGGATGGTGACCGGGAAATCATTTATCACAATTGTAAAAGAACGCTCGCAAAAGATATCCTGATCACTCATGGGACGGATACGATGGCCGAAACTGCTGAATACCTTGCCGGAAAAGACCTGGACACAAAAACGATCATTTTGACAGGCGCCATGATTCCCTATGCCTTTGGAAGTTCTTCAGACGGTTTTTTTAACCTTGGTGCGGCTTTGGCTTTCGCGCAGGTTTTACCTCCCGGGGTATATGTAGCCATGAATGGACGGTATTTTGCCTGGGATAAGGTGCGTAAAAACCGGAAGACAGGATTTTTTGAAGAAATTTGA
- a CDS encoding alpha/beta hydrolase — MKQIRYILYIALISILSSCEKIELEPNSDIFFHAKIDGTELPVWVKGNTASSKFIIYINGGPGSTSIDVAKSDMFNWSEGLEENFAMVYYDQRGCGNAQGNFDESLLTVAQFVQDLDAIISVLSAKYQNPDIYLMGASFGGFIGVNYLLTSDYQNKISGWISVDGAYNFDYDLSWQYRRTFLLNIANEEISKGNMIEHWTDALEWTNNNPIITTREQKNEWRNFVGWPGELIIPEELATLSARQYIEIGFFSSYNPFPAYVSSNLEIVNDRLNQDAEGKNLIAEVSDVTIPSLLIWGRYDDLIVPEEGLDVFNNFGTSVNDKYYKILPNSSHEPYISDPDNFKKEIIEFVKKY; from the coding sequence ATGAAACAGATTAGATATATACTATACATAGCTCTTATATCGATTTTAAGTTCTTGCGAAAAGATTGAACTTGAACCAAACTCAGATATCTTCTTTCACGCGAAAATTGATGGTACGGAATTACCCGTTTGGGTTAAAGGGAATACAGCTTCCTCAAAATTTATAATTTATATTAACGGTGGACCTGGTTCTACAAGTATTGATGTAGCAAAGTCAGATATGTTCAACTGGTCGGAAGGACTTGAAGAAAACTTTGCTATGGTTTACTATGACCAACGAGGTTGCGGTAATGCACAAGGAAATTTTGATGAAAGCTTATTGACAGTCGCCCAGTTTGTACAAGACTTAGATGCTATAATTTCAGTTTTAAGTGCAAAATATCAAAATCCTGATATTTATTTAATGGGGGCAAGTTTTGGTGGATTTATTGGGGTAAACTATTTGCTAACCTCTGATTACCAAAATAAAATAAGCGGTTGGATTTCGGTTGACGGAGCTTACAATTTCGATTATGATTTAAGTTGGCAATACCGTAGAACATTTTTATTAAACATTGCAAACGAAGAAATTTCAAAAGGCAACATGATTGAGCATTGGACTGATGCTCTTGAATGGACAAATAATAATCCAATTATAACAACTCGAGAACAAAAAAACGAATGGAGAAATTTTGTAGGTTGGCCTGGTGAATTAATTATACCAGAAGAATTAGCAACGCTTTCGGCTCGTCAATATATTGAAATTGGATTTTTCTCAAGTTACAATCCTTTCCCTGCTTATGTTTCATCAAATCTGGAAATAGTGAATGACAGATTAAATCAAGATGCGGAAGGTAAGAATCTGATTGCAGAAGTTTCTGATGTGACTATCCCTTCGTTACTAATTTGGGGTAGGTACGATGATTTAATTGTACCAGAGGAAGGTTTGGATGTGTTTAATAATTTCGGCACTTCAGTTAACGACAAATATTATAAGATTTTGCCAAATTCGAGCCATGAACCTTATATAAGTGACCCTGATAATTTTAAAAAGGAGATTATTGAATTTGTGAAAAAGTACTAA
- a CDS encoding GNAT family N-acetyltransferase yields the protein MRETEMGIIIRNAEIKDSESITELSNQLGYEALNSDLQNRLKTILEHPDNCIYVATVNGKVIGWIHGFYSMRVESDFFVEIGGLVVRENSRKNGIGKLLVDKLIEWTELKNCRKVRVRCNVIRTESHKFYEKIGFEINKEQKIFNKRLN from the coding sequence TTGAGAGAAACCGAAATGGGAATTATAATTAGAAATGCAGAAATAAAAGACTCGGAATCAATAACGGAACTTTCAAATCAATTGGGTTATGAGGCACTAAATTCAGATCTTCAAAATCGACTGAAAACAATTTTAGAGCATCCTGATAATTGCATTTACGTTGCAACCGTAAATGGAAAAGTAATTGGTTGGATTCACGGATTTTATTCAATGAGAGTGGAATCGGACTTTTTTGTGGAGATAGGAGGTTTAGTTGTTAGAGAAAATTCACGAAAAAATGGAATCGGTAAATTGTTAGTGGATAAATTAATAGAATGGACTGAATTGAAAAATTGCCGAAAAGTCAGAGTAAGATGCAATGTGATAAGAACGGAAAGTCATAAATTTTATGAGAAAATCGGATTTGAAATAAATAAAGAACAGAAAATATTTAACAAACGACTGAATTAA
- a CDS encoding LysM peptidoglycan-binding domain-containing protein: protein MKAKYLSLLVLLSILFLAIEVNAENLYILYDEQCMDKLEYDHPDKGDYMVYRINTGAGESIILEVGVQSNIGQDELPRPFIGCYNGSFDMLLVNRINARPDEVYMVVPKGKKYYVTPIKNAISYKHDGDVITYVSPQYSFKFDLKNGVINENISYKNLKAKVYFDGRLDNECSGIYLFRQTTRNSTGAYASLKFVPEIGVIEEKINVSPGNPGETVLSLSTINDKRYDKYLESLCAKASDQSLSFDATYKPEAYNVTPVSPTANPPQFIVKTGTDEYTTKGVPEEKVARFHIVKKGETLYGIARKYGITVSEIKAWNDKKGNVIYSGEKYLVSAPVAEVSTPAVMEDNLTAKSGIVWEAGKQTSSTAAWDKNNTGIHIAQSGETIASIAMKYGYTEARFRQMNNLGQNEYAKIGQSYITNDCNCPTTTNTLTARTIEGYPIVSSGNSLPFVDDPATPTRTLEPAPYDTRIAAPTGYDARPYDPFTATDASKTAKSPSTSVANQVQHYDTPVNTGNYYRTQPTTYGQPQPLPEPISYPSAKAEDDFAPGEFTSKGIQSFDTATPASYESATKPKRLMHTVQEGDNLYRIARQYGVTVEYLRAINNLELNEIIIPYQKIYIN, encoded by the coding sequence ATGAAAGCAAAGTACCTTTCCTTACTTGTCCTCCTATCCATTTTATTTTTAGCCATTGAGGTCAATGCAGAAAATTTATACATTCTTTATGATGAGCAATGTATGGACAAATTGGAATATGACCATCCTGACAAGGGTGATTATATGGTTTATCGCATCAATACAGGAGCTGGAGAATCCATAATTTTAGAGGTTGGCGTTCAAAGCAATATCGGACAGGATGAACTGCCACGTCCTTTCATCGGCTGTTATAACGGCTCCTTTGATATGCTGCTCGTCAATCGCATCAATGCACGTCCAGATGAAGTGTATATGGTAGTACCCAAAGGAAAAAAGTATTATGTCACCCCCATCAAAAATGCTATCTCCTATAAACATGACGGCGATGTGATCACCTACGTTTCCCCACAGTACAGCTTTAAATTCGATCTGAAAAACGGGGTAATCAACGAAAACATTTCTTACAAAAACCTTAAGGCAAAAGTTTACTTTGACGGCAGGCTGGATAATGAATGTAGCGGGATTTACCTGTTCAGGCAAACGACCCGTAACTCCACTGGCGCCTACGCCTCGCTGAAATTCGTCCCGGAAATCGGGGTCATTGAAGAGAAAATCAATGTATCTCCGGGCAACCCTGGGGAAACGGTGCTGAGCCTTTCCACCATCAATGACAAGCGTTATGATAAATACCTTGAAAGTCTTTGCGCCAAGGCATCGGATCAATCTCTTTCTTTTGACGCGACTTACAAACCCGAAGCCTATAATGTCACTCCAGTTTCGCCAACGGCCAATCCGCCTCAATTCATTGTAAAGACCGGAACGGATGAATATACCACCAAAGGGGTCCCTGAAGAAAAGGTCGCCAGATTTCACATCGTTAAAAAAGGAGAAACCCTCTATGGCATTGCCAGAAAATATGGCATTACTGTCAGCGAGATCAAAGCGTGGAACGACAAAAAAGGGAATGTTATTTACTCCGGAGAAAAATACCTGGTAAGCGCTCCCGTGGCGGAAGTTTCAACACCCGCTGTGATGGAAGATAACCTGACCGCAAAATCCGGAATTGTTTGGGAGGCTGGAAAACAAACTTCCTCAACAGCAGCATGGGATAAAAATAATACCGGCATTCATATTGCCCAAAGTGGCGAGACCATTGCTTCCATAGCCATGAAGTACGGCTATACTGAAGCCCGTTTCAGACAAATGAATAACCTGGGCCAAAATGAGTACGCCAAAATCGGTCAATCATACATCACTAATGATTGTAATTGTCCGACCACAACCAATACATTAACGGCCAGGACCATTGAGGGGTACCCAATTGTTTCTTCGGGTAATAGCCTGCCCTTCGTTGATGATCCGGCCACTCCCACCAGAACACTTGAACCGGCCCCTTATGACACCAGGATAGCTGCCCCGACAGGATACGACGCCAGACCTTACGATCCTTTTACGGCTACCGATGCTTCGAAGACGGCAAAATCCCCTTCAACCTCTGTTGCTAACCAGGTGCAGCATTACGATACGCCTGTCAATACTGGAAATTATTACAGGACACAGCCCACCACTTATGGTCAGCCACAGCCGCTTCCCGAGCCGATATCCTACCCTTCTGCCAAGGCAGAAGACGATTTTGCTCCCGGGGAGTTTACTTCCAAAGGGATTCAGAGTTTCGATACCGCAACGCCGGCTTCCTACGAATCCGCTACGAAACCCAAAAGGTTGATGCACACGGTACAGGAGGGCGACAATCTTTACAGGATTGCGCGCCAATATGGCGTAACGGTAGAATATCTCCGCGCCATCAACAACCTGGAACTCAACGAAATCATCATCCCTTACCAGAAAATTTACATCAACTAA
- a CDS encoding response regulator transcription factor, protein MNAVRVILADNQYLTRFGLKCLLGSQENIEIIGEAENEAELLDLVNIERPHLVIIDYFQQDHFSVSTLRKLQSLSPSIKLMVITADNNKHRIYNVIEKGVSGFLTKTCEKKEILDAIFSITQGQRSFCNKILELILERSFAKPGDECAPTPLSDREIEVVKLISRGLIAKEIAGLLNLSTHTIYTHRKNIMKKLNLGSSSELVLYAVNSGILQ, encoded by the coding sequence ATGAACGCGGTACGTGTCATATTAGCCGACAACCAATATTTAACCCGGTTCGGATTAAAGTGCCTGCTGGGAAGCCAGGAAAATATTGAAATCATCGGAGAGGCTGAGAATGAGGCAGAACTTCTGGATTTGGTCAATATAGAAAGGCCTCACCTTGTTATTATCGATTATTTCCAGCAGGATCATTTTTCTGTTTCGACCCTGCGCAAATTACAAAGCCTGTCGCCTTCCATAAAATTAATGGTAATTACTGCCGACAACAACAAGCACCGGATTTATAACGTCATTGAGAAGGGCGTTTCCGGTTTTCTCACCAAGACCTGCGAGAAGAAAGAAATTCTAGATGCCATTTTTTCCATCACGCAGGGACAGCGGTCTTTTTGCAATAAAATACTGGAACTCATTCTGGAGCGTTCTTTTGCCAAACCGGGGGATGAATGCGCCCCTACCCCATTGAGTGATCGTGAAATTGAGGTCGTCAAACTCATTTCCAGGGGGCTCATCGCCAAGGAAATTGCCGGCCTTTTGAACCTCAGTACCCACACCATTTATACCCACAGGAAGAACATCATGAAAAAATTAAATTTAGGTTCTTCCTCAGAATTAGTGCTTTATGCCGTAAATAGTGGTATATTGCAATAA